Proteins encoded by one window of bacterium:
- a CDS encoding FAD-dependent oxidoreductase, producing MSNLDVLWQPLEVGATTLKNRVMTSAHSLAYSKDHVLSDRHIAYYRERAKGGLALLISEQHAAHELSLGSFYNCITAWEERCIPQMERLAETVHEHDCAMFIELAIMGVQDKGHMFSPWHPLWGVSRVPSVIHNEIPHVVGKREIRSLIEGYVQSVRNVKRSGLDGVELHGAHSYGIAQFLSPFYNRRTDEYGGSVRNRCRFAIEVADAVRCEVGDFTMGIRLSFDEFAGEAGITGEQSEEILDILAETGHFDFFDLSGGNYHNLHLAVAPMSVPDGFMIPFGRRAKEVVGDRAKVFIVGRIRHIDMAADIVANGWADMVCMTRAHITDPALVRKAQEGRKHETHICVGANECILRNFQQRDIFCMVNPVTGREAEWGEGSLKAVASERAKKVVVVGGGPAGMKSAAVAGRRGHRVVLFERSDELGGHINLIKHLPTRTAWQDAIDNLLTEMRTGGVEVRTGVDVTRELLDGEAPDAVVCATGSTWDCTGFSVTRTDRDELPGADQDNVVDIGSAIVAALEDPAALGGSVLIVDDTGEYLPLGLAELLADHGASVEVVCPRAVVGENVAGALEGSHIYPRLEGKGVRLTANAFVEAVNGAEAEVYSMWGGWRRSETVDTVVLSLLRTPNDALFREIEGAYPAVHQVGDAVAPRRTIIAIYEGEKAGREI from the coding sequence ATGTCGAATCTGGATGTCCTGTGGCAGCCGCTGGAGGTGGGCGCCACGACCCTCAAGAACCGGGTGATGACCAGCGCGCACAGCCTCGCCTACAGCAAGGACCACGTCCTCAGCGACCGGCACATCGCCTACTACCGCGAGCGGGCCAAGGGCGGCCTCGCCCTGCTGATCAGCGAGCAGCACGCCGCCCACGAACTCAGCCTGGGCTCGTTCTACAACTGCATCACGGCCTGGGAGGAGCGCTGCATCCCCCAGATGGAGCGCCTGGCCGAGACCGTCCACGAACACGACTGCGCCATGTTCATCGAACTCGCCATCATGGGCGTGCAGGACAAAGGCCACATGTTCTCGCCCTGGCATCCCCTCTGGGGCGTCTCCCGGGTGCCGTCGGTGATCCACAACGAGATCCCCCACGTGGTCGGCAAGCGGGAGATCCGCTCGCTCATCGAGGGCTACGTGCAGTCGGTCCGCAACGTCAAGCGCTCGGGGCTCGACGGGGTGGAACTGCACGGCGCCCACAGCTACGGCATCGCCCAGTTCCTCAGCCCGTTCTACAACCGCCGCACCGACGAGTACGGCGGATCGGTGCGCAACCGCTGCCGGTTCGCCATCGAGGTGGCCGACGCGGTCCGCTGCGAGGTCGGCGACTTCACGATGGGCATCCGCCTGTCGTTCGACGAGTTCGCCGGCGAGGCCGGCATCACCGGCGAACAGAGCGAGGAGATCCTGGACATCCTGGCCGAGACCGGCCACTTCGACTTCTTCGACCTGTCGGGGGGCAACTACCACAACCTTCACCTGGCGGTTGCACCCATGTCGGTCCCCGACGGCTTCATGATCCCCTTCGGCAGGCGCGCCAAGGAGGTGGTCGGCGACCGCGCCAAGGTGTTCATCGTCGGGCGGATCCGGCATATCGACATGGCCGCCGACATCGTGGCGAACGGTTGGGCCGACATGGTCTGCATGACCCGCGCCCACATCACCGACCCCGCGCTCGTCCGCAAGGCCCAGGAAGGGCGCAAGCACGAGACGCACATCTGCGTCGGCGCCAACGAGTGCATCCTGCGCAACTTCCAGCAGCGCGACATCTTCTGCATGGTGAACCCGGTCACCGGGCGGGAGGCGGAATGGGGCGAAGGGTCGCTGAAAGCGGTCGCCAGCGAGCGCGCCAAGAAGGTCGTGGTCGTGGGCGGCGGGCCGGCCGGCATGAAGAGCGCGGCCGTGGCCGGCAGGCGCGGCCACCGGGTGGTCCTGTTCGAGCGGTCCGACGAGCTCGGCGGCCACATCAACCTCATCAAGCACCTGCCGACGCGCACGGCCTGGCAGGACGCCATCGACAACCTCCTGACGGAGATGCGCACCGGCGGCGTGGAGGTGCGCACGGGCGTCGACGTCACCCGGGAGCTGCTGGACGGCGAGGCCCCCGACGCGGTCGTCTGCGCCACCGGATCCACCTGGGACTGCACCGGATTCAGCGTCACCCGCACCGACCGGGACGAACTGCCGGGCGCCGACCAGGACAACGTCGTTGACATCGGCTCTGCCATCGTGGCGGCCCTGGAAGATCCCGCCGCCCTCGGCGGCAGCGTGCTGATCGTGGACGACACCGGCGAGTACCTGCCCCTCGGGCTCGCCGAACTGCTGGCCGACCATGGGGCCTCCGTCGAGGTGGTCTGCCCCCGCGCCGTCGTCGGCGAGAACGTCGCCGGCGCCCTCGAGGGGAGCCACATCTATCCCCGCCTGGAGGGCAAGGGCGTGCGTCTCACGGCCAACGCGTTCGTCGAAGCCGTGAACGGCGCCGAGGCCGAGGTGTACAGCATGTGGGGAGGCTGGCGCCGCAGCGAGACGGTGGACACCGTGGTGCTCAGCCTGCTGCGCACGCCCAACGACGCGTTGTTCCGCGAGATCGAGGGCGCCTACCCCGCCGTGCACCAGGTCGGTGACGCCGTTGCCCCCCGGCGCACCATCATCGCCATCTACGAGGGCGAGAAGGCCGGACGCGAGATCTGA
- a CDS encoding aspartate/glutamate racemase family protein, with product MRIKYIIPFPFEVGQDIRSAQVPSDLLGEGTHVECVPVRNTATLVDCYYEDLIFEMYIVEAGLRAEEEGYDAVVMDTVSDSGLAALRSRLSIPVLGPGLVSYAVAIMLGRRFSIITMWDQWRHLYEKNLDTYHLWGHCASVRAAGIRPDMEELLSGKEETVFPRLTEEARLAITEDGADVILLGSTTMHQAADHLARHLDAPVINPGPVAIKMAEAMVLLGLSHSKVAFPSPAVIQDEKFFSLVSAPKPE from the coding sequence ATGCGGATCAAGTACATCATTCCGTTCCCTTTCGAGGTGGGTCAGGACATCCGATCCGCTCAGGTTCCCAGCGATCTGCTCGGCGAGGGCACCCACGTGGAGTGCGTGCCGGTGCGGAACACTGCCACGCTGGTCGACTGCTACTACGAGGACCTCATCTTCGAGATGTACATCGTCGAGGCGGGCCTGCGCGCCGAGGAGGAGGGCTACGACGCCGTCGTGATGGACACCGTGTCCGACTCGGGGCTGGCGGCGCTGCGCTCGCGCCTGTCCATTCCCGTGTTGGGCCCCGGGCTGGTCTCCTACGCGGTCGCCATCATGCTGGGGAGGCGCTTCTCGATCATCACGATGTGGGACCAGTGGCGCCACCTGTACGAGAAGAACCTCGACACCTACCACCTCTGGGGGCACTGTGCCTCGGTGCGCGCGGCCGGCATCCGCCCCGACATGGAGGAACTGCTGAGCGGCAAGGAGGAGACGGTCTTCCCCCGTCTCACCGAGGAGGCCCGGCTCGCCATCACCGAGGACGGCGCGGATGTGATCCTGCTCGGCTCCACGACCATGCACCAGGCTGCCGACCACCTCGCTCGCCATCTGGATGCCCCGGTGATCAACCCCGGCCCGGTCGCCATCAAGATGGCCGAGGCGATGGTTCTGCTGGGTCTCAGCCACTCCAAGGTGGCGTTCCCCTCGCCGGCCGTGATCCAGGACGAGAAGTTCTTCTCCCTCGTCTCCGCTCCGAAGCCGGAGTAG
- a CDS encoding alpha-ketoacid dehydrogenase subunit beta, whose protein sequence is MSFGQATVDATRLAMREDERVIVLGEDISWGGNFGQFRGLLDEFGPDRIIDMPISEALIMSAAVGAAMTGLRPVASMSFLEFTMGAMDEIVNQAAKMRYMSGGQVSVPLVLRASDGILRSSAAQHSGSLESLFTHIAGLKVVAPSNPADAKGLLRSAMDDDDPVIYLENKSITAKRGPVPEGDHRVPLGSASVAREGTDVTLITYSAMTLRGADAAATLNDEHGIAAELIDLRSLWPLDFETVVASVSKTGRVVIAHEAWLTGGYGAELSARIGEELFADLKAPVVRVGAARAPIPFSPPLEGAVVPGTDAIVDAALRALTQQLPAG, encoded by the coding sequence ATGTCGTTCGGCCAGGCCACTGTGGACGCCACCCGCCTCGCCATGCGGGAGGACGAGCGGGTGATCGTGCTGGGCGAGGACATCAGCTGGGGCGGCAACTTCGGGCAGTTCCGGGGCCTGCTCGACGAGTTCGGCCCCGACCGGATCATCGACATGCCGATCTCCGAGGCGCTCATCATGTCCGCCGCCGTCGGCGCGGCAATGACGGGCCTGCGACCGGTGGCGTCGATGAGCTTCCTGGAGTTCACGATGGGCGCCATGGACGAGATCGTCAACCAGGCCGCCAAGATGCGCTACATGTCCGGCGGCCAGGTCAGCGTGCCGCTGGTCCTGCGGGCCTCCGACGGCATCCTGCGCTCGTCCGCCGCCCAGCACTCCGGAAGCCTGGAATCCTTGTTCACCCACATCGCCGGGCTGAAGGTGGTGGCGCCATCCAATCCAGCCGACGCCAAAGGCCTGTTGCGCTCGGCCATGGATGACGACGACCCGGTCATCTACCTCGAGAACAAGTCGATCACCGCCAAGCGGGGCCCGGTGCCCGAGGGCGACCATCGAGTACCGCTGGGCTCGGCCTCGGTGGCCAGGGAAGGCACCGACGTGACCCTGATCACCTACTCGGCCATGACACTGCGGGGCGCGGACGCGGCAGCCACCCTCAACGACGAGCACGGCATCGCCGCCGAGCTGATCGACCTGCGCAGCCTGTGGCCGCTTGACTTCGAGACCGTGGTCGCCTCGGTGTCCAAGACCGGCAGGGTCGTCATCGCCCACGAGGCCTGGCTGACCGGCGGCTACGGGGCCGAGCTCTCCGCCCGCATCGGCGAGGAACTGTTCGCGGACCTGAAGGCCCCCGTCGTCCGCGTCGGCGCCGCCCGGGCTCCCATCCCCTTCAGCCCACCCCTCGAGGGCGCCGTCGTACCCGGCACCGACGCCATCGTGGACGCCGCTCTCCGGGCCCTGACCCAACAGCTCCCGGCCGGGTAA
- a CDS encoding thiamine pyrophosphate-dependent dehydrogenase E1 component subunit alpha gives MVRIRVFETRVTELFAAGKLPGFVHTYLGQEAIAAAICQNLRDDDYVTSTHRGHGHAIAKGMRPDRLMAELFGRETGANAGRGGSMHVADFSLGMLGANGIVGGGFGIAAGAGLSALRRGSGQVTVCFFGDGGINKGTFHEALNFAAVKSLPVVFVCENNQYAQFTAISRTSAVQDLAIRATGYAMPGTTVDGNDAGAVYAAVGAAVEAARGGVGPSLLNCVTYRHSGHYVGDAEVYRDDAEVERWKAADPITRLEEALTAAGWLDAAGVESVWAAARAETAAAEEFAATSPDPAPETALRYVYTDDPRGTLA, from the coding sequence ATGGTCCGCATCCGCGTCTTCGAGACACGCGTCACGGAGTTGTTCGCAGCAGGGAAACTCCCTGGGTTCGTACACACGTACCTCGGCCAGGAAGCGATCGCCGCGGCGATCTGCCAGAACCTCCGGGACGACGATTACGTCACCTCCACCCACCGGGGCCACGGCCACGCCATCGCCAAGGGCATGCGTCCCGACCGGCTGATGGCCGAGTTGTTCGGCAGGGAGACGGGCGCCAACGCCGGCAGGGGCGGCTCGATGCACGTGGCCGACTTCAGCCTCGGCATGCTCGGCGCCAACGGCATCGTGGGCGGCGGGTTCGGCATCGCCGCCGGCGCCGGACTCTCGGCGTTGCGCCGCGGCTCGGGGCAGGTGACGGTCTGCTTCTTCGGCGACGGCGGCATCAACAAGGGCACCTTCCACGAGGCGCTCAACTTCGCCGCGGTGAAATCTTTGCCCGTCGTCTTCGTCTGCGAGAACAACCAGTACGCCCAGTTCACGGCCATCAGCCGCACCTCTGCGGTGCAGGACCTGGCGATCCGTGCAACCGGCTATGCCATGCCCGGGACGACCGTCGACGGCAACGACGCCGGCGCCGTGTACGCCGCTGTCGGCGCGGCCGTCGAGGCGGCCCGCGGCGGCGTCGGTCCGTCGCTGCTCAACTGTGTCACCTACCGCCACAGCGGCCACTACGTCGGCGACGCCGAGGTCTACCGTGACGACGCCGAGGTGGAGCGGTGGAAGGCGGCCGATCCGATCACCCGGCTGGAGGAGGCCCTCACTGCGGCGGGGTGGCTGGACGCCGCCGGCGTGGAGTCGGTCTGGGCGGCCGCCCGGGCCGAGACCGCTGCGGCCGAGGAGTTCGCCGCGACCTCGCCCGACCCTGCGCCCGAGACCGCGCTGCGCTACGTCTACACCGACGACCCTCGGGGGACGCTGGCGTGA
- a CDS encoding glucose 1-dehydrogenase produces the protein MSAQDRFSLAGRVALVTGAASGLGRAIAAGLAEAGARVRCVDRDAAGNDEAARSIGENADAVTADVTDAAAVAAAVDGLVAEAGRIDVLVNSAGVGGRSPAVDYPEDLWDSVMEINLRGTYLACRAAGRHMVAAGSGSIINIASVGGLAGFPGSLGYQASKGGVVALTRTLAIEWAPQGVRVNAIAPSQFESAIVLAQWEKEPDMRADWESRTPLGRIGQPDEIVGPAVFLASEAAAMVTGHILAVDGGYLAQ, from the coding sequence ATGAGCGCTCAGGACCGCTTCTCGCTCGCCGGGCGGGTCGCGCTCGTCACCGGCGCCGCCAGCGGGCTGGGCCGGGCCATCGCCGCCGGGCTCGCCGAGGCGGGCGCCCGGGTGCGCTGCGTCGATCGCGACGCCGCCGGGAACGACGAGGCGGCTCGATCGATCGGGGAGAACGCGGACGCCGTCACGGCAGATGTGACCGACGCCGCTGCCGTCGCCGCCGCCGTCGACGGGTTGGTGGCCGAGGCCGGCCGGATCGACGTACTCGTGAACAGCGCCGGCGTCGGGGGACGCTCCCCCGCCGTGGACTACCCCGAGGACCTGTGGGACTCGGTCATGGAGATCAACCTGCGGGGCACCTATCTCGCCTGCCGGGCGGCAGGGCGCCACATGGTGGCCGCGGGCTCGGGGTCGATCATCAACATCGCCTCTGTCGGCGGCCTGGCCGGGTTCCCGGGCAGCCTCGGCTACCAGGCCTCCAAGGGCGGGGTGGTGGCACTGACCCGGACGCTCGCCATCGAATGGGCACCGCAGGGCGTGCGGGTCAACGCCATCGCCCCGTCGCAGTTCGAGTCGGCCATCGTGCTGGCCCAGTGGGAGAAGGAGCCCGACATGCGGGCCGACTGGGAGTCGCGCACGCCACTCGGGCGGATCGGGCAACCCGACGAGATCGTGGGTCCTGCCGTGTTCCTGGCCTCCGAGGCCGCGGCGATGGTGACCGGGCACATCCTGGCCGTCGACGGCGGCTACCTGGCCCAGTGA
- a CDS encoding lipoyl domain-containing protein → MSGRTPILVPHSGVVESVILVEWLRESGARVETGEEVVIVESEKAETAIEAPATGTLEIVIEADPHDDVEVDVGATIGHVVT, encoded by the coding sequence GTGAGCGGGCGCACGCCGATCCTCGTGCCGCACTCCGGCGTCGTGGAGAGCGTGATCCTCGTGGAGTGGCTTCGCGAGTCCGGTGCGCGCGTCGAGACGGGCGAGGAGGTGGTGATCGTGGAGTCGGAGAAGGCCGAGACGGCGATCGAGGCACCGGCCACCGGCACGCTGGAGATCGTCATCGAGGCCGATCCCCACGACGATGTCGAGGTCGACGTCGGGGCGACCATCGGCCACGTGGTCACATGA
- a CDS encoding RraA family protein, with protein sequence MGVPRSELCERFRRIPMTAVCDAIYRAGGREQVLPSYLRPLFPEQRIVGIARTVLGVGFDERLPWAEGVERIHSYLRMFDGIQPDDVLVSVNRDSPVGHFGELTGNAAQVHGCVGVILDGNLRDTDGLRDIGLQVFYRDMSPLNAIGRWEMAATQVPVTIGAVEIHPGDVIHADFDGILVIPGAEAAQVLADSETVMAGEDLVREDMRRGLSPAEGLEKHGYI encoded by the coding sequence GTGGGGGTCCCCCGTTCGGAGTTGTGCGAGCGCTTCCGGCGCATACCGATGACAGCAGTCTGCGACGCCATCTACCGGGCCGGAGGCCGCGAGCAGGTCCTGCCCTCGTATCTGCGGCCGCTGTTCCCCGAACAACGGATCGTCGGGATAGCCAGAACGGTCCTCGGCGTCGGGTTCGACGAGCGCCTGCCGTGGGCCGAGGGCGTCGAGCGCATCCACTCCTACCTGCGGATGTTCGACGGCATCCAGCCCGACGACGTGTTGGTGTCGGTCAACCGCGACAGCCCCGTGGGCCACTTCGGTGAACTCACCGGCAACGCCGCGCAGGTACACGGCTGCGTGGGCGTCATCCTCGACGGCAACCTCCGCGACACCGACGGGCTGCGCGACATCGGGTTGCAGGTCTTCTACCGCGACATGTCGCCGCTGAACGCCATCGGGCGCTGGGAGATGGCGGCCACGCAGGTGCCCGTGACCATCGGCGCCGTCGAGATCCACCCGGGTGACGTGATCCACGCCGACTTCGACGGCATCCTCGTGATCCCGGGTGCGGAGGCCGCCCAGGTGCTGGCGGATTCCGAGACCGTGATGGCCGGCGAGGACCTGGTGCGCGAGGACATGCGCCGCGGCCTCTCCCCCGCCGAGGGGCTCGAGAAGCACGGCTACATCTGA
- a CDS encoding RidA family protein, with the protein MRVYEVPDGPPGHPFLSPVIRAGDFVFVSGNAGLLPGSTPTGEDGSWQPGALVEGGIEAETRQTLENIKTALEAAGAQMSDVVKVNTFLRDVDRHFAAYNEVYLEYFPTEPPTRTTIGAKIYGNILVEIECVAYAPES; encoded by the coding sequence ATGCGCGTCTACGAGGTCCCGGACGGCCCGCCGGGACATCCGTTCCTGTCGCCGGTGATCAGGGCGGGGGACTTCGTCTTCGTGTCGGGCAACGCCGGGCTTCTGCCGGGTAGTACGCCGACCGGCGAGGACGGAAGCTGGCAACCGGGCGCCCTCGTGGAGGGTGGCATCGAGGCCGAGACCCGCCAGACGCTGGAGAACATCAAGACGGCCCTCGAGGCCGCCGGGGCACAGATGTCCGACGTCGTCAAGGTCAACACCTTCCTGCGCGACGTCGACCGCCACTTCGCCGCCTACAACGAGGTCTACTTGGAGTACTTCCCGACAGAGCCGCCCACCCGCACCACGATCGGGGCGAAGATCTACGGGAACATCCTCGTCGAGATCGAGTGTGTGGCCTACGCGCCGGAGTCCTGA
- a CDS encoding alanine racemase, which yields MTSEQAGWSRHYDVANADLGWQYKGWPLSPGVADLESVASAGLNLFGDDFMFPVMVISHSDLVHNIEVVARFCADSGVSLAPHGKTTMSPELSHLQLEAGAWAITASTGSQARIYRAFDIPRILIAHQVVDPAAVTWMADELDAHPEVELFCLIDSVECVEAMEAALVGRPAGRPIDGLVELGMMAGRTGCRTIEGAVRVAERIAASDRMRLVGVEGYEGILHFCGDDFSEVDEFLVRMRELTDRLAAAGHFDHLDEVIVTAGGSMFPDRVVAILGGDWDIGRPVRPVIRPGGYVTHDSKMYTDSGPFGVRAPMDTYPALRPALTLWSYVVSRPEPDLALLGFGKRDGSYDVDMPMPEVIRRAGEMHDVGGGLQIFELNDQHAFVRIAPGFDLRVGDQVGCGISHPCTSFERWRAIPVTDDDHNVVGSVRTFF from the coding sequence ATGACCAGCGAGCAAGCCGGCTGGAGCCGGCACTACGACGTTGCCAACGCCGATCTCGGGTGGCAGTACAAGGGCTGGCCGCTGTCACCGGGCGTCGCCGACCTCGAGTCGGTCGCCTCGGCGGGCTTGAACCTCTTCGGAGACGACTTCATGTTCCCGGTGATGGTGATCTCCCACAGCGATCTGGTGCACAACATCGAGGTCGTCGCCCGGTTCTGCGCCGACAGCGGCGTGTCGCTGGCGCCGCACGGCAAGACCACCATGTCTCCCGAGTTGTCCCACCTGCAACTCGAGGCGGGCGCCTGGGCCATCACCGCCTCCACCGGCAGCCAGGCCCGCATCTACCGGGCCTTCGACATTCCCCGGATCCTCATCGCCCACCAGGTGGTGGACCCGGCGGCGGTCACCTGGATGGCCGACGAGCTAGACGCCCATCCCGAGGTGGAGTTGTTCTGTCTCATCGACTCGGTGGAGTGCGTCGAGGCGATGGAGGCGGCGCTGGTCGGGCGGCCCGCGGGGCGGCCTATCGACGGCCTCGTGGAGCTCGGCATGATGGCGGGCCGCACGGGCTGCCGGACGATCGAGGGGGCGGTGCGGGTGGCCGAGCGGATCGCCGCTTCCGACCGGATGCGCCTCGTCGGTGTGGAGGGCTACGAGGGGATCCTGCACTTCTGTGGAGACGACTTCAGCGAGGTCGACGAGTTCCTGGTCCGCATGCGGGAGCTCACCGATCGGCTCGCCGCCGCCGGGCACTTCGACCACCTCGACGAGGTGATCGTCACCGCCGGCGGCAGCATGTTCCCCGACCGGGTGGTGGCCATCCTGGGCGGCGACTGGGACATCGGCCGACCGGTGCGGCCGGTCATCCGCCCCGGTGGCTACGTGACCCACGACTCGAAGATGTACACCGACTCGGGCCCGTTCGGCGTGCGGGCGCCGATGGACACCTACCCGGCGCTGCGCCCCGCGCTCACGCTGTGGTCCTACGTGGTGTCCCGCCCGGAGCCCGACCTGGCCCTGCTGGGTTTCGGCAAGCGCGACGGCTCATACGACGTCGACATGCCCATGCCCGAGGTCATCCGTCGCGCCGGCGAGATGCACGACGTGGGCGGCGGGCTCCAGATCTTCGAACTCAACGACCAGCACGCCTTCGTGCGCATCGCCCCGGGGTTCGACCTCCGAGTCGGCGACCAGGTCGGGTGTGGGATCAGCCATCCCTGCACCTCGTTCGAACGCTGGCGGGCCATCCCGGTCACCGACGACGACCACAACGTCGTCGGCTCGGTGCGCACCTTCTTCTAG
- a CDS encoding type II toxin-antitoxin system PemK/MazF family toxin produces MTETPRNGEIWWCETADLPRRPVVVLSRDAAIGRLKRVIVAPCSTRLRGLATEVPLEPGDDPVPQPCCVQLDSVLNVSAGELTDRLGALSPERRRHVCTALEFAVNCF; encoded by the coding sequence GTGACGGAAACACCGCGCAACGGCGAGATCTGGTGGTGCGAGACTGCCGATCTGCCGCGCCGGCCTGTCGTCGTCCTGTCGCGTGATGCGGCGATCGGCCGGCTGAAGCGGGTCATCGTCGCTCCGTGCTCGACCCGCCTGCGAGGCCTTGCGACGGAAGTACCGCTGGAGCCCGGGGACGATCCGGTGCCGCAGCCCTGCTGCGTCCAACTCGACAGCGTGCTGAACGTGTCCGCCGGGGAGCTTACCGATCGCCTCGGTGCCCTGAGCCCCGAACGGCGGCGGCACGTCTGCACAGCGCTGGAGTTCGCGGTCAACTGCTTCTGA
- a CDS encoding antitoxin MazE5: MNRHRISTTVDGRLLASARESMPGTRDARLMDEALAALCRERRRAEIDEQYEAYDSVPLDAPDAWGDVESFLRARRRR; this comes from the coding sequence ATGAATCGACACCGGATCAGCACGACAGTCGACGGGCGGCTGCTGGCGTCCGCACGGGAGTCAATGCCCGGTACCCGCGATGCGCGCCTCATGGACGAGGCGCTGGCAGCACTGTGCCGGGAACGTCGCCGAGCAGAGATCGATGAGCAGTACGAAGCCTATGACTCCGTGCCACTCGACGCCCCCGACGCCTGGGGCGACGTCGAGTCGTTCCTCAGAGCAAGACGCAGGCGGTGA